A window of Ignavibacteriales bacterium genomic DNA:
AACCACTTTTGAATCCAGGTCCCGCCGGAGCAGCTGCGCGTTGTAAACCACGATGAACTGAAGGCTGTCAACCCGCCTCGCCATTTCATCGACGTTCGCAAATCCCGCTTTGTCGGCGGAGTCTTTTTTGCCTTTTTCCGCCTGACTTAAGACGCGGTTCTGGTTCTGCGGAGTTGCCGGAGTGCCTGATGCAGGAGAAGCCGCCGCGATGAGTAACACCATCAGTGTCCAAAGAAAACACTTCGATACCATTGTGCTCATGTAATCCTCGTTTCCATTGGGTTGATGCGGTGATGGGGGGTTCACGCGCCCTCCAAATTAGAGAGATGGCAGTGGAAAGTCAACCCCCATTTTCTGAGGCCGTGAATCGTTGAATTTCAGCCGGTGTTTGGCTATCTTTTCTCCACACCGGTATGCTCACCTGATTCCCCAAAATCCGAGAGGTATTTCTTATGCGCCTACTCTTTCACAGCATGCTCCTCGTCCTCCTTGGTGCCCCCGCTTTCGGTCAGGGGCAGCCAGTCGACGTCCTTTTCGTCAATGGAAAGATCTGGACTGTGGATAAGGCAAAACCAAGCGCAGAAGCTCTCGCTGTCCAGCGGGGCCGGATTCTTGCCGTGGGCTCGAACAGCGAGATACTGAAACTTGCCGGCACCGGGACGCGGATCGTCGACCTCAAGGGGAAACGCATGCTCCCCGGTTTCATCGACAATCATACTCATTTCATGAGCGGCGGATTTCAGCTCCAAAGCGTGGACCTCCGTTATGCGAAGAGCGAATCGGAGTTTGCGGCGTTGATCAAAGCCAGGGCTGAAAAATATCCCGGCCGGTGGATCACGGGAGGCGATTGGGACCACGACAACTGGCCCGGAGGCAACCTCCCCTCGAAAGAACTCATCGATCGCTTCACGGCACAAACTCCTCTGTTTGTCAACCGGTACGACGGCCACATGGCACTCGCGAATTCCTATGTGCTCAAACTTGCCGGCATCGACAAGAACACACCCGATCCGCAGGGGGGAACCATTGTCCGGGATAAGAAAACCGGGGAAGCGACAGGAGTTCTGAAGGATGCCGCGATGAATCTTGTCTACCGGCATGTGCCCGATCCCAGTGAGCCGGAAATGATCGAAGCTGCGAAGCTGGCACTTACCGAGGCGCGGAGATTTGGAGTGACCAGCATACAAGACGTTTCCTCCGGGGGTGATGTGCGCGTGTACCAGATCCTGCGGGACAAGAGTGAACTCACTGCGCGTTTCCACTGCAGGGTGCCCCTCAGTCAGTGGGGAAATCTCGCCGCGGTGGGCATCAAGGTCCCGTTTGGCGATGAATGGGTTCGCATGGGCTCTCTGAAGGAATTCGCAGACGGATCGCTCGGTTCATCAACAGCTCTCTTCTTTCAAC
This region includes:
- a CDS encoding amidohydrolase, with protein sequence MRLLFHSMLLVLLGAPAFGQGQPVDVLFVNGKIWTVDKAKPSAEALAVQRGRILAVGSNSEILKLAGTGTRIVDLKGKRMLPGFIDNHTHFMSGGFQLQSVDLRYAKSESEFAALIKARAEKYPGRWITGGDWDHDNWPGGNLPSKELIDRFTAQTPLFVNRYDGHMALANSYVLKLAGIDKNTPDPQGGTIVRDKKTGEATGVLKDAAMNLVYRHVPDPSEPEMIEAAKLALTEARRFGVTSIQDVSSGGDVRVYQILRDKSELTARFHCRVPLSQWGNLAAVGIKVPFGDEWVRMGSLKEFADGSLGSSTALFFQPFLSDPGTHGLAMDVVLDGQLEKWSMGADKAGLQLSIHAIGDSANSLTLDIFERIAKANPKWDRRFRIEHAQHIAPKDFRRFAELGVIASVQPYHAIDDGRWAEQRIGRERCKTTYPFRTFLDNGVRMCFGSDWTVGPLSPVLGIYAAVTRRTTDGANPNGWFPEQKITVAEAIEAYTVNCAYAVFEENEKGSIAPGKMADFVVLSDDILTIDPVKIETVSVEMTIVGGKTVYAK